A genomic segment from Paraconexibacter algicola encodes:
- a CDS encoding integrase core domain-containing protein: MCPAWGIESWFGKLKLRCVWREEFETLDEARAKIGAYIEAYHHRPHSGLAYKTPAQVAGTWQDHDNQLSQRPK, translated from the coding sequence CTGTGCCCCGCATGGGGTATCGAGTCCTGGTTCGGCAAGCTCAAGCTCCGCTGCGTCTGGCGCGAGGAGTTCGAGACCCTCGACGAAGCCCGAGCGAAGATCGGCGCCTACATCGAGGCCTACCACCACCGGCCCCACTCCGGGCTCGCCTACAAGACGCCGGCGCAGGTCGCCGGCACCTGGCAGGATCACGACAACCAGCTATCCCAGCGGCCTAAGTGA
- a CDS encoding transposase produces the protein MAIPSGAPRSMAARHPSEEDLMGETRKYRKFTAQQKTELVLASLRGQKTIAELCREHDISETLLRRWREQFLAAGAQRLSAKAERTELDELRSQVSKLERALGRKTMEVEVAPRSGHRRGNSCGDRSEHARRPFPRVRRARPPRRPGREGRADQPAGDLPTADPTAER, from the coding sequence GTGGCGATCCCGTCCGGCGCACCTCGCAGCATGGCCGCCCGACACCCCTCCGAGGAGGACCTGATGGGCGAGACCCGCAAGTACCGGAAGTTCACCGCGCAGCAAAAGACCGAGCTCGTGCTCGCGTCGCTGCGGGGCCAGAAGACGATCGCGGAGCTGTGCCGCGAGCACGACATCTCCGAGACGCTGCTGCGCCGTTGGCGTGAGCAGTTCCTCGCGGCCGGCGCGCAGCGTCTGTCGGCCAAGGCTGAGCGCACCGAGCTGGACGAGCTGCGTTCGCAGGTGTCCAAGCTCGAACGCGCGCTCGGGCGCAAGACGATGGAGGTCGAGGTCGCACCCCGTTCGGGGCACAGGCGGGGGAACTCTTGCGGGGATCGGAGTGAGCATGCGCGTCGCCCGTTCCCGCGAGTTCGTCGCGCAAGGCCGCCCCGCCGCCCTGGTCGCGAGGGTCGCGCAGATCAGCCGGCAGGCGATCTACCGACGGCCGACCCGACCGCCGAAAGGTGA
- a CDS encoding DUF4158 domain-containing protein, which translates to MLEAERELVDGKYEGTRLGYALQLKFFLAHGRFPDGREEFDSEIVEFVARQVDATASQLDEYAWSGRSAKRHRSEIRAHLGFRECSASDVERLAGWLAVSVCEAEREPSRVRDELAGRMLAESIEPPSRKQVDRLVRSALHRSENSLCSRITTRIGPDAEDRLDALLGGTDDGDGVFSLIRSAPGNVSLSTLLTEISKLRAVRGGSWRGPRDRVDT; encoded by the coding sequence TTGCTGGAGGCGGAGCGCGAGCTCGTCGACGGCAAGTACGAGGGCACGCGGCTCGGTTACGCGCTGCAGCTGAAGTTCTTCCTCGCTCACGGCCGGTTTCCGGACGGCCGCGAGGAGTTCGACTCCGAGATCGTGGAGTTCGTAGCGCGTCAGGTTGACGCGACGGCTTCGCAGCTTGACGAGTACGCGTGGTCGGGCCGCTCGGCGAAGCGACACCGCAGCGAGATCCGTGCGCATCTCGGGTTCCGGGAGTGCTCGGCGAGCGACGTGGAGCGGCTGGCGGGCTGGCTCGCGGTGAGCGTGTGCGAGGCCGAACGGGAACCTTCTCGCGTGCGTGACGAGCTGGCGGGCCGGATGCTGGCAGAGTCGATCGAGCCGCCCTCGAGGAAACAGGTCGACCGTCTGGTTCGGTCCGCACTGCATCGCTCGGAGAACTCGCTCTGTTCGCGGATCACCACGCGAATCGGGCCTGACGCCGAGGATCGTCTCGACGCGTTGCTCGGCGGCACGGATGACGGCGACGGTGTGTTCTCGCTGATCCGTTCGGCCCCGGGGAATGTCAGCTTGAGCACGTTGCTGACGGAGATCTCGAAGCTGCGGGCGGTCCGTGGTGGGTCTTGGCGTGGACCCCGAGATCGTGTTGACACCTGA
- a CDS encoding 1-aminocyclopropane-1-carboxylate deaminase/D-cysteine desulfhydrase yields MNATGPHLHDRFPELAGGPLPHVRLGSAPTAVRRLDGLAAGGAEVWIKDEGAYGDGGWGGNKVRKLEWLLPDALRRGRDTVVTFGALGTNHGLATALYARDLGLRAAVLVVEQPLDEHVERQFGLLCRSGASVYRTGTKARTAAALPVVLAHHAAASGGRRPYVFPAGGSSPVGVLGTVEAALELAAQVRAGELPEPSHVVCAVGTGGTAAGFALGFALAGLRTRVHAVVVNDTLRLDEPQMLRLARRTSALLRRRGARLGPLLLGRGHVVVDRSELGPGYGVGTEAAGNAIAIGGEHGVHLDPVYTGKAFAALLASARRGRYGRGPVVLLRTHGPRP; encoded by the coding sequence GTGAACGCGACCGGACCGCACCTGCACGACCGCTTCCCCGAGCTGGCCGGCGGTCCGCTGCCGCACGTGCGGCTCGGGTCCGCGCCGACCGCGGTGCGGCGCCTCGACGGCCTGGCGGCGGGTGGCGCGGAGGTCTGGATCAAGGACGAGGGCGCCTACGGGGACGGTGGCTGGGGCGGCAACAAGGTCCGCAAGCTCGAGTGGCTGCTGCCCGACGCGCTGCGCCGCGGCCGCGACACCGTCGTGACGTTCGGGGCGCTGGGAACCAACCACGGCCTGGCGACCGCCCTCTACGCCCGCGACCTCGGGCTGCGCGCCGCGGTCCTCGTCGTCGAGCAGCCGCTGGACGAGCACGTCGAGCGCCAGTTCGGGCTGCTGTGCCGGTCGGGGGCGTCCGTCTACCGGACCGGCACGAAGGCCCGCACCGCCGCGGCCCTGCCGGTCGTGCTCGCCCACCACGCGGCGGCCTCCGGCGGCCGGCGCCCGTACGTGTTCCCGGCCGGGGGCTCCTCGCCGGTCGGCGTGCTCGGCACCGTCGAGGCGGCGCTGGAGCTGGCCGCCCAGGTCCGTGCCGGGGAGCTGCCCGAGCCCTCGCACGTCGTCTGCGCGGTCGGCACGGGCGGCACGGCGGCGGGGTTCGCGCTCGGCTTCGCGCTCGCCGGGCTGCGGACCCGCGTCCACGCCGTCGTCGTGAACGACACGCTGCGCCTGGACGAGCCGCAGATGCTGCGGCTCGCGCGGCGCACAAGCGCGCTGCTGCGCCGTCGCGGCGCGCGGCTCGGGCCGCTGCTGCTCGGCCGCGGCCACGTGGTCGTCGACCGCAGCGAGCTCGGCCCCGGCTACGGCGTCGGCACGGAGGCCGCCGGGAACGCGATCGCGATCGGCGGCGAGCACGGCGTGCACCTGGACCCGGTCTACACCGGCAAGGCGTTCGCGGCGCTGCTCGCGTCGGCGCGCCGCGGCCGCTACGGGCGCGGCCCGGTCGTGCTGCTGCGCACGCACGGCCCGCGGCCCTGA
- a CDS encoding D-arabinono-1,4-lactone oxidase, giving the protein MSETWTSWSQEHTCRPAVLARPTSVAEVQRLVREAAAAGRVVRVAGAGHSFTPCVVTDGTLLSLERMSRVLDVDREAGLVRVEAGITLNACSEALAAHGLAFENLGDIDVQSIAGATATGTHGTGARLRNLSSALHAIELVRGDGEVVELDEASDPDGWRAARVSLGALGVVTAVTVRVVPAFTLRGVDTPMPLAEVLPRLDELADGSEHFEFFTFPHSPLALTRTNTRTTEPPRPRSRAAAFVQDELLVNRAFGVANRVARARPSWIPAINRLVSRASGTSVRVDRSDRIFASPRSVRFTEMEYAIPREHGRTALERVRALVQDGGHAVSFPFEVRFVAGDDAFLSPAGGRDTCYIASHVFEGMPWEPFLRGVEGIMRELDGRPHWGKRHFRTAEDLRPVYPDFDRFLAVRDRLDPGRVFTNPYVAQVLGP; this is encoded by the coding sequence ATGTCCGAGACGTGGACGAGCTGGTCGCAGGAGCACACCTGCCGCCCCGCGGTGCTGGCCCGGCCGACCTCGGTGGCCGAGGTGCAGCGGCTCGTGCGGGAGGCGGCGGCCGCCGGGCGCGTCGTGCGGGTCGCGGGCGCGGGCCACTCCTTCACGCCGTGCGTGGTCACGGACGGGACGCTCCTGTCGCTGGAGCGGATGAGCCGCGTGCTCGACGTCGACCGCGAGGCGGGCCTCGTGCGCGTCGAGGCCGGGATCACCCTGAACGCGTGCAGCGAGGCGCTCGCCGCCCACGGCCTGGCGTTCGAGAACCTCGGGGACATCGACGTGCAGTCGATCGCCGGGGCGACCGCGACCGGGACGCACGGGACCGGCGCCCGGCTGCGCAACCTCTCCAGCGCGCTGCACGCGATCGAGCTCGTCCGCGGGGACGGCGAGGTCGTCGAGCTCGACGAGGCGTCGGACCCCGACGGCTGGCGGGCGGCGCGCGTGTCGCTCGGCGCGCTGGGCGTCGTGACCGCGGTGACGGTGCGTGTCGTGCCCGCGTTCACGCTGCGCGGGGTCGACACGCCGATGCCGCTGGCCGAGGTCCTCCCCCGGCTCGACGAGCTCGCCGACGGCAGCGAGCACTTCGAGTTCTTCACCTTCCCGCACAGCCCGCTCGCGCTCACGCGGACGAACACGCGGACCACCGAGCCGCCCCGGCCCCGGTCGCGGGCCGCCGCGTTCGTGCAGGACGAGCTGCTCGTCAACCGCGCGTTCGGGGTCGCCAACCGGGTCGCGCGGGCGCGGCCGTCGTGGATCCCGGCGATCAACCGGCTGGTCTCGCGCGCGTCGGGCACCAGCGTGCGCGTGGACCGCAGCGACCGGATCTTCGCCTCGCCGCGCAGCGTCCGCTTCACCGAGATGGAGTACGCGATCCCGCGCGAGCACGGCCGCACGGCGCTGGAGCGTGTGCGCGCGCTGGTGCAGGACGGCGGCCACGCGGTGTCGTTCCCGTTCGAGGTCCGCTTCGTCGCCGGCGACGACGCGTTCCTCTCCCCCGCCGGCGGCCGGGACACCTGCTACATCGCGTCGCACGTCTTCGAGGGCATGCCGTGGGAGCCGTTCCTGCGCGGCGTCGAGGGGATCATGCGCGAGCTCGACGGCCGCCCCCACTGGGGCAAGCGCCACTTCCGCACCGCGGAGGACCTGCGCCCGGTCTACCCGGACTTCGACCGCTTCCTCGCCGTGCGGGACCGGCTCGACCCCGGGCGCGTGTTCACGAACCCGTACGTCGCCCAGGTGCTCGGCCCGTGA
- a CDS encoding aminodeoxychorismate synthase component I — MSPGPAATAQLLVAPLGVALETWRSPLLLRGRTGATALLGSWAGGSRAVLAPGPPLRVAVDAPEPFAALDDLPAVTAAGDAPAGAVGGGWFGLLGYPLGRALEPVGGPPPRPVPLPGAALAYHDHVLRQDAAGDWWFEALVTPDREPALQERLADLRARAAALVAQDEGPRPVRTGTWRATPSAAGHAAAVAACVERIRHGDLFQANLCQRLDGRLEGDALDVFVRAWAALRPAKAAYVQGPWGVVASLSPELYLERHGRSVLSSPIKGTRPRGPDPVADEEAREELESAEKDRAEHVMIVDLVRNDLGRVCATGTVRVSALAQPREAPGVWHLVSDVRGELPAGVGDAELVRATFPPGSVTGAPKVAAMQVIHELESTGREAYTGAIGLAGPLAGLDLNVAIRTFEARGERIWLGVGGGIVADSTGAGEATEAADKAAPLLAAIGSPPFAADATPAPPPGAGIAPDRRAPVPLPRPEPGRGVFETILVRDGTAVDLDEHLARLTASTLELYGDAVAFRPLVAAARAAIATAGLTAGEARLRIDVVPGLTGRLASHAVCTPLPPAAPSPVVLGPVVVPGGFGPHKWADRRLWDALAERDPGSLPLAVDLDGLVLEAARSSVLARLADGSWVTPPLDGRILPGIARARSIRQLQEIGEAIAERPLPLGELRDAAEILIVNALRGAEPAVLGPARD, encoded by the coding sequence GTGTCCCCCGGTCCCGCCGCGACGGCGCAGCTCCTGGTCGCCCCGCTCGGCGTCGCCCTGGAAACCTGGCGGTCGCCGCTGCTGCTGCGCGGCCGGACCGGCGCCACCGCCCTGCTCGGCTCGTGGGCGGGCGGGTCCCGCGCGGTGCTCGCGCCCGGCCCGCCGCTGCGGGTCGCCGTCGACGCGCCCGAGCCGTTCGCCGCCCTGGACGACCTGCCCGCCGTCACGGCCGCCGGCGACGCCCCGGCCGGTGCGGTGGGCGGCGGCTGGTTCGGCCTGCTCGGCTACCCGCTCGGCCGCGCGCTGGAGCCGGTCGGCGGCCCGCCGCCGCGACCGGTCCCGCTGCCCGGGGCGGCGCTCGCCTACCACGATCACGTGCTGCGCCAGGACGCGGCCGGCGACTGGTGGTTCGAGGCGCTCGTCACCCCCGACCGCGAGCCGGCGCTGCAGGAGCGCCTCGCGGACCTGCGCGCGCGAGCGGCCGCCCTGGTCGCCCAGGACGAGGGGCCCCGCCCGGTCCGCACCGGCACCTGGCGGGCCACCCCGTCGGCGGCCGGGCACGCCGCCGCGGTCGCCGCCTGCGTCGAGCGGATCCGCCACGGCGACCTCTTCCAGGCGAACCTCTGCCAGCGGCTCGACGGCCGGCTGGAGGGCGACGCGCTCGACGTGTTCGTGCGCGCGTGGGCGGCGCTGCGCCCCGCCAAGGCCGCCTACGTCCAGGGGCCGTGGGGCGTCGTCGCCTCGCTCTCCCCCGAGCTGTACCTGGAGCGCCACGGCCGCAGCGTCCTGAGCTCCCCGATCAAGGGGACGCGGCCGCGCGGGCCCGACCCGGTCGCCGACGAGGAGGCCCGGGAGGAGCTCGAGAGCGCGGAGAAGGACCGGGCCGAGCACGTGATGATCGTCGACCTCGTCCGCAACGACCTCGGGCGCGTGTGCGCGACCGGGACGGTGCGGGTGAGCGCGCTCGCGCAGCCGCGCGAGGCCCCGGGCGTGTGGCACCTCGTCTCCGACGTGCGCGGCGAGCTGCCCGCCGGCGTCGGCGACGCGGAGCTCGTCCGCGCGACCTTCCCGCCCGGCTCGGTGACCGGCGCCCCGAAGGTCGCGGCGATGCAGGTGATCCACGAGCTGGAGAGCACCGGGCGCGAGGCCTACACCGGGGCGATCGGGCTCGCCGGCCCGCTCGCGGGGCTCGACCTGAACGTCGCGATCCGGACGTTCGAGGCGCGCGGCGAGCGGATCTGGCTGGGGGTCGGCGGCGGCATCGTCGCCGACTCGACCGGGGCCGGCGAGGCGACCGAGGCCGCCGACAAGGCCGCGCCGCTGCTCGCGGCGATCGGGTCGCCGCCGTTCGCGGCCGACGCGACGCCCGCCCCGCCCCCGGGCGCGGGGATCGCGCCCGACCGGCGCGCGCCCGTGCCGCTGCCGCGGCCCGAGCCGGGACGCGGCGTGTTCGAGACGATCCTCGTCCGCGACGGGACCGCGGTCGACCTCGACGAGCACCTCGCGCGCCTGACCGCCAGCACGCTCGAGCTCTACGGGGACGCCGTGGCGTTCCGGCCACTGGTCGCCGCGGCCCGCGCCGCGATCGCGACCGCGGGGCTCACCGCCGGCGAGGCCCGGCTGCGGATCGACGTCGTGCCCGGCCTGACCGGCCGGCTCGCCTCCCACGCGGTCTGCACGCCGCTGCCGCCCGCCGCGCCCTCCCCGGTCGTGCTCGGTCCGGTCGTCGTGCCCGGCGGGTTCGGCCCGCACAAGTGGGCCGACCGGCGGCTGTGGGACGCGCTCGCCGAACGCGACCCCGGGTCGCTGCCGCTCGCCGTCGACCTCGACGGCCTCGTGCTCGAGGCCGCGCGCTCCAGCGTGCTCGCGCGCCTGGCCGACGGCAGCTGGGTGACGCCGCCGCTGGACGGGCGGATCCTGCCCGGCATCGCCCGCGCCCGCTCGATCCGCCAGCTGCAGGAGATCGGCGAGGCGATCGCCGAGCGTCCGCTGCCGCTCGGCGAGCTGCGCGACGCCGCGGAGATCCTGATCGTCAACGCCCTCCGCGGCGCCGAGCCGGCCGTGCTCGGCCCGGCCCGGGACTGA
- a CDS encoding MlaE family ABC transporter permease produces MGILTGKTIVSAVRPPYPYGGEFVSQFLFALRLCWFPMIVASIAFTYGPSGIQAANFLNLFGALDRLGGLFVLAVVREFAPLVCAIVMAGVAGTAMCADLGARKIREELDALQVLGVDPIKNLVVPRFLALMLATGMFNVYALIFGTFGGVLVTLSNGAPVGAFFATYFTNATTTELWGSLLKTTLFGAIIAIVCCYKGLTAKGGPEGVGRAVNEAVVIAFLGIGAFNYVFTQTLLATHPELSAVR; encoded by the coding sequence ATGGGCATCCTCACGGGCAAGACGATCGTCTCGGCGGTCCGCCCGCCCTACCCCTACGGCGGCGAGTTCGTCTCGCAGTTCCTGTTCGCGCTGCGGCTCTGCTGGTTCCCGATGATCGTCGCGTCGATCGCGTTCACCTACGGGCCGTCCGGCATCCAGGCCGCGAACTTCCTCAACCTGTTCGGGGCGCTCGACCGGCTCGGCGGGCTGTTCGTCCTCGCCGTCGTGCGCGAGTTCGCGCCGCTGGTCTGCGCGATCGTCATGGCGGGCGTCGCCGGCACCGCGATGTGCGCCGACCTCGGCGCCCGCAAGATCCGCGAGGAGCTCGACGCGCTCCAGGTGCTCGGCGTCGACCCGATCAAGAACCTCGTCGTGCCGCGCTTCCTCGCGCTGATGCTCGCGACCGGCATGTTCAACGTCTACGCGCTGATCTTCGGCACCTTCGGCGGCGTCCTCGTGACGCTCTCCAACGGCGCCCCGGTCGGCGCGTTCTTCGCCACGTACTTCACGAACGCGACGACGACCGAGCTCTGGGGCTCGCTGCTGAAGACGACGCTGTTCGGGGCGATCATCGCGATCGTCTGCTGCTACAAGGGCCTCACCGCCAAGGGCGGCCCCGAGGGCGTCGGCCGCGCGGTCAACGAGGCGGTCGTCATCGCGTTCCTCGGCATCGGCGCGTTCAACTACGTCTTCACGCAGACGCTGCTGGCCACCCACCCGGAGCTGTCGGCCGTCCGATGA
- a CDS encoding ABC transporter permease: MRTLNDRIFLPFGVWLRFAGRVMGDVYSLKVMRFFGEALRQAGILVVGSVLIVLGLVFILGLQCGIEGVYGTRAVGSPSTVGAFTALCDLREVTPYAFGYMMAAKVGTGMVAELGSMRISDEIDALEVMGFDSMLYLCATRLLGMWLVLPFVYIIAVAAGFLGSYIAVVEQIAEVSAGGYFQIFWQFQNPVDLLYSAIKGMLMATFVVLVGVYYGYNVTGGPVGVGRATAKSMVMNIFGIHIIGMLGTQVFWGGNPRAPIGG, from the coding sequence ATGAGGACCCTCAACGACCGGATCTTCCTGCCGTTCGGCGTCTGGCTGCGGTTCGCCGGCCGCGTGATGGGCGACGTCTACTCGCTGAAGGTCATGCGCTTCTTCGGCGAGGCGCTGCGGCAGGCCGGGATCCTCGTCGTCGGCTCGGTGCTGATCGTCCTCGGGCTCGTCTTCATCCTCGGGCTGCAGTGCGGCATCGAGGGCGTCTACGGCACCCGCGCGGTCGGGTCGCCGTCGACGGTCGGCGCGTTCACCGCGCTGTGCGACCTGCGCGAGGTCACCCCGTACGCGTTCGGCTACATGATGGCCGCGAAGGTCGGCACGGGCATGGTCGCCGAGCTCGGCTCGATGCGGATCTCCGACGAGATCGACGCGCTCGAGGTCATGGGCTTCGACTCGATGCTCTACCTCTGCGCCACCCGCCTGCTCGGGATGTGGCTCGTGCTGCCGTTCGTCTACATCATCGCGGTGGCCGCCGGGTTCCTCGGCTCGTACATCGCGGTCGTCGAGCAGATCGCCGAGGTGTCGGCCGGCGGCTACTTCCAGATCTTCTGGCAGTTCCAGAACCCCGTCGACCTCCTGTACTCGGCGATCAAGGGGATGCTGATGGCGACCTTCGTCGTCCTCGTCGGCGTCTACTACGGCTACAACGTCACCGGGGGACCCGTCGGCGTCGGCCGCGCGACCGCGAAGTCGATGGTCATGAACATCTTCGGCATCCACATCATCGGGATGCTCGGCACGCAGGTGTTCTGGGGCGGCAACCCTCGAGCCCCGATCGGCGGGTAG
- a CDS encoding MlaD family protein produces the protein MRGLPTQRIAAVAALVIALAVAAVVLLGGSGDYVVKARFVDAGQLVKGNLVQVAGRPVGKVTDIDLTDDNQAELTLTLTDDGVKPLHRGTVAQIRLVGLSGVANRYLELDPGPSSGEAIPDGGVLSQDETRPVVDLDTLLNALDAKTRGKLQNIIKDGSEIFEGTAAGDANRATQYLNPAVGQGRALAEELAFDTAAVGRLVTTGAAVTKVLANRRDDVGAGITTTARALRSIADERGALQDALTRAPAVLRQARRTFATTDRTLRQVRPALRDLRPAAAPLADVLRELPGTARQARPVLDDLTALLPSLRTVLRAAPALASVAVPAVDSTTTAVRGAAPIFTGLRPYTPDLVLGLFNGLGGQAATSYDANGHFARIGFATGGPTLTGLLSPGPGMGAPGVRSGVTARCPGAAADAAPDGSSPYVPDESICDPRSSRP, from the coding sequence GTGCGGGGCCTGCCCACCCAGCGCATCGCCGCGGTCGCGGCGCTCGTCATCGCCCTCGCGGTCGCCGCGGTCGTCCTGCTCGGCGGCAGCGGCGACTACGTCGTCAAGGCCCGCTTCGTCGACGCCGGCCAGCTCGTCAAGGGCAACCTCGTGCAGGTCGCCGGGCGGCCCGTCGGCAAGGTCACCGACATCGACCTGACCGACGACAACCAGGCCGAGCTGACGCTCACGCTCACCGACGACGGGGTCAAGCCGCTGCACCGCGGCACCGTCGCGCAGATCCGCCTCGTGGGCCTCTCCGGCGTCGCCAACCGCTACCTCGAGCTCGACCCCGGCCCGTCGAGCGGCGAGGCGATCCCGGACGGCGGCGTCCTCTCCCAGGACGAGACGCGGCCGGTCGTCGACCTCGACACGCTCCTCAACGCGCTCGACGCGAAGACCCGCGGCAAGCTCCAGAACATCATCAAGGACGGCAGCGAGATCTTCGAGGGCACCGCCGCCGGGGACGCCAACCGCGCCACGCAGTACCTGAACCCCGCCGTCGGCCAGGGCCGCGCGCTCGCCGAGGAGCTCGCGTTCGACACGGCGGCGGTCGGGCGGCTCGTCACCACGGGCGCCGCCGTCACGAAGGTCCTCGCCAACCGCCGCGACGACGTCGGCGCCGGCATCACGACCACGGCGCGGGCGCTGCGGTCGATCGCCGACGAGCGCGGCGCGCTGCAGGACGCGCTGACCCGCGCGCCCGCCGTCCTGCGTCAGGCGCGCCGCACCTTCGCCACGACCGACCGCACGCTGCGCCAGGTGCGGCCCGCGCTGCGCGACCTGCGCCCCGCCGCCGCCCCGCTCGCCGACGTCCTGCGCGAGCTGCCCGGCACCGCGCGCCAGGCCCGCCCGGTCCTCGACGACCTCACCGCGCTGCTGCCGTCGCTGCGCACCGTGCTGCGCGCCGCGCCCGCGCTCGCGTCCGTCGCCGTCCCCGCGGTCGACTCGACGACCACCGCGGTCCGCGGCGCCGCCCCGATCTTCACCGGCCTGCGCCCGTACACCCCCGACCTCGTGCTCGGCCTCTTCAACGGCCTCGGCGGGCAGGCCGCCACGAGCTACGACGCCAACGGGCACTTCGCCCGCATCGGCTTCGCGACCGGCGGGCCGACGCTCACCGGCCTGCTGAGCCCCGGTCCCGGGATGGGGGCGCCCGGCGTGCGCTCCGGCGTCACCGCCCGCTGCCCGGGCGCGGCCGCCGACGCCGCCCCGGACGGCTCGAGCCCGTACGTGCCCGACGAGTCGATCTGCGACCCCCGGAGCAGCCGGCCGTGA
- a CDS encoding MlaD family protein yields the protein MSALARTIAAGTGPRRLLALGLLAALAAVGVALALGPARSGAADGAQYRVNAIFDTAKGIIPGQVVKIAGARVGTVDDVTLTDDYRARIEMSVDGRFAPFRSDAACDIQPEGLISERFVQCDPGSPDGRELGEEDGVPTVPVTRTKVPVAFTDLFNIFDLPVRQRFSIVVSSLGLGLAGRGTDVNDVLRRANPTLGLLRQVLDRLDRDRRDLQDAVSATDRVVADLARRPERVGDFVDRAAAVTQRTANRRSELQEGIRRLPALLDETEPTVRRFETFARETTPLLREARTTAPELVRLLDQIAPAAAAGRPALRALGQTAVTGRTAVRSARPVVRLLRTFAAAAGPTGTQLASLVTNLRERGATEFLAKYAYNAVGFTGRYDSYGHIAPAHAFFNSCAFFATTPTEACRATYTTTTPQRAAKTAPTRDGARRPAARPQTGEAPAAAPAAPQPTATPKPTTPAIELPGLPPIQVPGLEKLPELLPGILGGGKGSGSGGGTDQQTTESLLDYLLG from the coding sequence GTGAGCGCGCTCGCCCGCACGATCGCGGCCGGCACGGGCCCGCGGCGCCTGCTCGCCCTCGGGCTGCTCGCGGCGCTCGCCGCCGTCGGCGTCGCGCTCGCGCTCGGTCCCGCCCGCTCGGGAGCGGCGGACGGGGCGCAGTACCGCGTCAACGCGATCTTCGACACCGCCAAGGGGATCATCCCGGGACAGGTCGTGAAGATCGCCGGCGCGCGCGTGGGGACGGTCGACGACGTCACGCTCACCGACGACTACCGCGCGCGGATCGAGATGTCGGTCGACGGCCGCTTCGCGCCGTTCCGCAGCGACGCCGCCTGCGACATCCAGCCCGAGGGCCTGATCAGCGAGCGGTTCGTGCAGTGCGACCCCGGCTCTCCGGACGGCCGCGAGCTCGGCGAGGAGGACGGGGTCCCGACGGTCCCGGTCACGCGCACGAAGGTGCCGGTGGCGTTCACCGACCTCTTCAACATCTTCGACCTCCCGGTCCGGCAGCGGTTCTCGATCGTCGTCAGCTCGCTCGGGCTCGGGCTCGCCGGCCGGGGCACCGACGTCAACGACGTGCTGCGCCGCGCGAACCCGACGCTCGGGCTGCTGCGCCAGGTGCTCGACCGGCTCGACCGCGACCGTCGCGACCTGCAGGACGCGGTCTCGGCGACCGACCGCGTCGTCGCCGACCTCGCCCGGCGGCCGGAGCGCGTCGGCGACTTCGTCGACCGGGCCGCGGCGGTGACGCAGCGGACCGCGAACCGTCGCAGCGAGCTGCAGGAGGGCATCCGCCGCCTGCCCGCGCTGCTGGACGAGACCGAGCCGACCGTCCGCCGCTTCGAGACCTTCGCGCGTGAGACGACGCCGCTGCTGCGCGAGGCGCGCACGACCGCGCCCGAGCTCGTGCGGCTGCTCGACCAGATCGCCCCCGCGGCCGCGGCCGGGCGGCCCGCGCTGCGCGCGCTCGGGCAGACCGCGGTGACCGGTCGCACGGCCGTCCGCAGCGCCCGGCCCGTCGTGCGGCTGCTGCGGACGTTCGCGGCCGCCGCCGGACCGACCGGCACGCAGCTCGCGAGCCTCGTGACGAACCTGCGCGAGCGCGGCGCCACCGAGTTCCTCGCGAAGTACGCGTACAACGCCGTCGGCTTCACCGGGCGCTACGACTCCTACGGCCACATCGCGCCCGCGCACGCGTTCTTCAACAGCTGCGCGTTCTTCGCCACCACGCCGACCGAGGCGTGCCGCGCGACGTACACGACCACCACGCCGCAGCGTGCCGCGAAGACCGCGCCGACGCGCGACGGCGCCCGCCGGCCCGCCGCGCGCCCGCAGACCGGCGAGGCCCCCGCCGCCGCGCCCGCGGCCCCGCAGCCGACCGCGACCCCGAAGCCCACGACGCCCGCGATCGAGCTGCCCGGCCTGCCGCCGATCCAGGTGCCCGGTCTCGAGAAGCTGCCCGAGCTGCTCCCGGGCATCCTCGGCGGCGGCAAGGGGTCCGGGTCCGGCGGCGGGACCGACCAGCAGACCACCGAGAGCCTCCTGGACTACCTGCTGGGATGA